One window of the Pempheris klunzingeri isolate RE-2024b chromosome 10, fPemKlu1.hap1, whole genome shotgun sequence genome contains the following:
- the jagn1a gene encoding protein jagunal homolog 1-A: MTSRVGPRAAGTNGSDFKHRERVAPYYQMSAALKSEVRKLNLVQLLIWLLVAAQMTVSHLELVSHDTVSMPYQWEYPYLLSLLPLICSSLSLPKNNISYLVISMISAGLFSVAPLIYGGMEMFPVAQQLYRHGKAYRFIFGFSAVTVMYLIMVVAVQVHAWQLYYMKKLLDSWFDATQEKKKK, encoded by the exons ATGACGTCGCGCGTAGGCCCACGAGCTGCTGGTACCAATGGAAGTGActttaaacacagagagagggtgGCCCCTTATTACCAGATGAG TGCTGCCCTGAAGTCAGAAGTGCGGAAGTTAAACCTGGTTCAGCTTCTCATCTGGCTGCTGGTGGCGGCACAGATGACCGTCAGCCACTTAGAACTGGTGTCACATGACACAGTGTCCATGCCGTACCAATGGGAGTACCCCTACCTGCTCAGCCTGCTCCCTCTGATCTGCAGCAGCCTGTCACTCCCGAAGAACAATATCAGTTACCTGGTTATATCTATGATCAGCGCAGGGCTCTTCTCTGTGGCGCCTCTCATTTATGGTGGAATGGAGATGTTTCCTGTGGCGCAGCAGCTGTACCGGCATGGGAAGGCCTACCGCTTCATTTTTGGCTTCTCTGCAGTGACTGTTATGTACCTCATCATGGTGGTTGCCGTCCAAGTGCATGCCTGGCAATTATATTACATGAAAAAGCTGTTAGATTCATGGTTCGACGCCAcgcaggagaagaagaagaaataa